A DNA window from Sphaeramia orbicularis chromosome 22, fSphaOr1.1, whole genome shotgun sequence contains the following coding sequences:
- the eif5 gene encoding eukaryotic translation initiation factor 5, with translation MSVNVNRSVSDQFYRYKMPRLIAKVEGKGNGIKTVIVNMVDVAKALNRPPTYPTKFFGCELGAQTQFDTKNDRYIVNGSHEANKLQDMLDGFIRKFVLCTECDNPETDLHVNPKKQTIGTSCKACGNRGMLDTRHKLCTFILKNPPESTDSGSASAKKEKEKKNRKKDKENGSGSGEAGNHDNFDAPEAVDGDDDDEDWAEETTEEAQRRRMEEISDHAKNLTLSEDLEKPLEERVNLFYNFVKQKKESGTIDGADKEILAEAERLDVKAMGPLILSELLFNENIRDQIKKYKRHFLRFCHNNKKAQKYLLGGFECVVKLHQVQLLPRVPIILKDLYDADLLEEDVIFAWAEKVSKKYVSKELAKEIHAKAAPFVKWLKEAEEESEGSEEEEEEEDENVEVVYSSSADKLKVETVKPDTPEKEEDDIDIDAI, from the exons ATGTCTGTCAACGTCAACCGCAGCGTGTCAGACCAGTTCTATCGCTACAAGATGCCCCGTCTGATTGCCAAG GTGGAAGGCAAAGGGAATGGAATCAAGACGGTCATTGTCAACATGGTTGATGTTGCAAAGGCATTAAACAGGCCTCCAACAT ACCCGACCAAGTTTTTTGGTTGTGAACTCGGTGCTCAGACCCAGTTTGATACCAAAAACGACCGTTACATCGTCAACGGATCCCACGAGGCGAACAAGTTGCAGGACATGCTTGATGGGTTCATCAGAAAATTTGTGCTGTGTACCGAGTGCGACAACCCTGAAACTGATTTG CATGTCAATCCCAAGAAACAAACCATCGGTACTTCCTGTAAGGCCTGTGGGAATCGCGGCATGCTCGACACCAGACACAAACTCTGCACGTTCATCCTCAAAAACCCACCAG AGAGCACGGATAGTGGGTCCGCATCTgcaaagaaagagaaggagaagaagaaccgTAAGAAGGATAAGGAAAATGGGTCTGGAAGTGGAGAAGCTGGAAACCACGACAACTTTGATGCTCCTGAAGCTGTG GATGGAGACGACGATGACGAGGACTGGGCGGAGGAGACCACAGAGGAGGCACAGCGACGCCGAATGGAGGAGATCAGCGACCACGCCAAGAACCTGACACTGAGCGAAGATCTAGAGAAACCTCTAGAGGAGAGAGTCAACCTGTTCTACAACTTTGTCAAA CAAAAGAAGGAGAGTGGAACCATCGACGGGGCCGATAAGGAGATCTTGGCGGAGGCAGAGCGTCTGGATGTGAAGGCCATGGGCCCCCTCATCCTCAGCGAACTGCTCTTCAACGAGAACATCCGTGACCAGATCAAGAAGTATAAACGCCACTTCCTCCGA TTTTGCCACAACAACAAAAAGGCCCAGAAGTATCTGTTGGGAGGTTTTGAATGCGTGGTGAAGCTGCATCAGGTCCAGCTGCTGCCTCGAGTTCCCATCATCCTCAAAGACCTGTACGATGCAGACCTGCTGGAGGAGGACGTCATATTCGCCTGGGCTGAGAAG GTTTCTAAGAAATATGTCTCCAAGGAACTTGCCAAAGAGATCCACGCCAAGGCCGCTCCTTTTGTCAAATGGCTGAAGGAGGCTGAGGAAGAGAGCGAGGGcagcgaggaagaggaggaggaggaggacgagaacGTTGAG GTGGTTTACTCGTCCTCCGCCGACAAACTCAAAGTGGAGACTGTGAAACCAGACACGCCTGAAAAAGAAGAGGACGACATTGACATCGATGCAATCTGA